DNA sequence from the Ruminococcus albus 7 = DSM 20455 genome:
TGAACCTGTAGATACAGCTGAAACATCTGCGTCTGTGCCGAATCGTCCCACGACCAGCAGATCGACTGCTCCGTATAGCGACTGCAGGAACATAGCAAATAACACAGGCAGCATAAATCTCAACAGCTTCGGCAGTATCGCGCCCTCAGTAAAGTTATTGTTTTTCATTTATATACCTCCATAAAAAAGCCGGATAAAACCGCAGGCATTTCAGCCTGCGGTCTTATCCGGCATTACATTTCCATCGAATGTTTTGCCCTCCGAACCGGCAGAACTTATTATATCACAACAGTTGCTGAAAGTCAAGTCTTTGACCGGCTGAGATGTGCTTCATCATAAGCAAACATCTGCTTTTTAATTTTTTTACAAATACCTCTTGACAAAGTGTAACACAGCTGCTATAATTGTATACATAGTAGTTATACAATTTAGACTTTGATGTTACAATCCGGAGTGTGCATCAAAGTGATATGACCACAAGGAGTGCACGAGTATTATGAATATAAACATCAGCAACTCATCAGGTGAACCTATCTATTTGCAGATAGCGAACCAGATAAAGACGCTGATACTTGAAGGGAAGCTGGGAGAGGGTGAAGCGTTGCCATCAATGCGGCTCCTCGCTACGGAACTTCGTATCAGCTTCATGACGACAAAGCGAGCCTACGAGGAGCTTGAACGAGACGGCTTTATCGAGTCGTATACGGGCAGAGGCTCTTTTGTAAAAGCGCAGAATTTAGAGATATATCGTGAGGAGCAGATCAAACGTGTAGAATCACTGCTTATGGAGGCAGGAGATACAGCTCGTAAGGCAGGTA
Encoded proteins:
- a CDS encoding GntR family transcriptional regulator, whose amino-acid sequence is MNINISNSSGEPIYLQIANQIKTLILEGKLGEGEALPSMRLLATELRISFMTTKRAYEELERDGFIESYTGRGSFVKAQNLEIYREEQIKRVESLLMEAGDTARKAGITMEELHELLDLVNGGE